The Cellulophaga lytica DSM 7489 nucleotide sequence AGCAGTACCACCAGCAGCTCCTGCACCTGGAACAAATGAATGATCTAATAACAAAGAATGCTTAATAACCGAGTTAAAATACTCTAAACCTTTATCTAAGCTTTCTATATCTTTTTCTGTTGCTCCTTTTTGCTTTGCATACACTTTAGCTGCACCATTTTCTCCAAACAACGGATTGTCTACATCATTTACAGCATAAAATTTTATTCGGTTTAATATTGTAACCGTGGCATTACGTTCTATTTTAAAAACTTTAGACAAGTTGTCTCCTATTGGGTTAAGCAACATACCATCTTCATTTACAAAAGAGTACCCTAGTGCTGCAGCCAAACCCATACCAGCATCTGTACTTGCACTACCCCCTAAACCTATATAAATATTTGTAGCTCCTTTTTTAATGGCATCTTTTATAAGTAAACCTGTACCAAAGGTAGATGTATTTTTAGCACTACGTTCTTTTGCTTTTAACAACTCTAAACCAGATGCTTTTGCTAACTCTACGTAAGCTGTTTTGGTATCTTTATTTAATAAATAATATGCTCTTAATTTATCTCCTAATGGATTTACGGTGTCTACATATATTTTTTGCACCATAATTTTACAGGCAACAGCTTCTAAAAAACCATCGCCACCATCTGATGCTAAAATTGATTTAACAGAAGATGATTTGTCTACTCGTTGCAAACCATTAGTAATAGATTTTATTACCTCGTTAGCAGTAAGTGAGCCCTTAAACTTGTCTGGAATAACTAAATAATTCATACTAACTATATATATGGGGGATTAAAAAACTTAAAATTAGTATTAGGACAAAAAAGCCTAATAATATGTATACTTCTTTTATTAAAAAATCTGACTTTTTAGGGAATACATTTATTAGTAAACCAGTATTGCTTTTTTGCCACCCTGTTAGGTAACTTACCAAATAACTAATACTTAATGTGAGTAATACCCCAGTAAAGTTTAACCAAATCCAAAAAATATGTATTCCTAGATCTATACCTACAATATTTTGCATTGTTTTAGAAAAAATAAGATTTACCAAAACACCTATTAAAATACCTGCATTTATACCTTTATAATTTACTTTTTTAGAAAACATAGCTAATAAAAAAGTAACCAAAACTGGTCCGTAAAAAACAGATCCAATTGCATTAATAATTTCTATTACTGCACTTTTACTACCTCCAAATAAAAATGAGCTAGCCATACATACCAATCCCCAAAAGACTACTGACATTTTAGAAACTAACATGTATTTTTTTGATGATATTTTTTTATTGCCTCTTTTAAAAAAATCCTCAACTGTTACAGCAGACAAAGAGTTTACTGTAGAACTTAAAGTAGACATTGCTGCAGAAAGTATTCCCACCATTAACAAACCAATTAACCCGTGGGGTAAATATTTGGTAATAAAAATAGGTATCATTAAATCTGCTTTGGCACCAGAAGCGGCATATTCTGCTGGGAAATACTTTTCTGTCATTACCGCAATATCATTAAAAAAGTCTGGAGCTTTTATTACTAACGTACCCACTACTAAACCAATTGTACAGTACAATAACACAACAGGAAAACGCAATAAACCGTTAGCCAGTAACAATTTACGTATTGTACCTTCATCTTTAGCAGATAGTAAGCGTTGTGCCTGTGTTTGGTCGCACCCATAGTAAGACGCATACAGAAAAAAACCACCTATTAACATTGGCCATAAGCCATACTCTTGCCCTTCTCCTATGCCCCAATTAAAATCTACTACCTGTAGCCTTTCTGTAGCAAAGCCTTCTCCTATGCCTCCGTGTGTATTTAGTAAAGACCAACCATAAAATAGGCACACAATTAAACCTACAAAAAGAATTATCATTTGTATGGCATCTCCCCACACAACAGCTTTCATACCACCTTGCCATGAATATATTATGGTTATTACACTTATAATTAATACAGTGTATACATAATCTATATCTAATACGGCTTGTAATATTATAGAAATGGTATACACCATTACACCAGTGGCTAACGCTCTACTTATTAAAAAAACAACACTTAAAATCATACGAGTAGAAGAATGGAAACGCCTTTCTACAAACTCATATATACTTACCACTCCAGATCTAAATAAAGGAGGGACTATAATGACCATTATAAAAATCATTGCAAGGGGAACAGCAAATTCAAATGTTAACCATTTCATCCCTCCTCCTAATTTTAAACCTACAAAAGCAGGTGCAGATATAAAACTAATAGCAGACAATTGTGTGGCCATAGTAGATAGGCTTAAAGGAAACCACCCTAAGCTTTTACCTCCTAAAAAGTAATCGCTAGAATCTTTGTTTTCCTTAAAAAAATAGCCCATTGCCAAGAAACCAAAAAGGTAAAGCCCAACAATTGCATAGTCTATATAGTTCATACTCTGTTTAATTAATTATTTAAAAAATCTATAAGCAGTGCAGCACTCCATGAAAAATTATCTCCTCCATACCCTGCATTTTCAGTTCCTTTTTTACAGTTAAAGTACTCGTAAAAACCATATTTTTCAATAAGTTCTATTGAGTCTTCTTTTACGCGCTCTGCAATATTATTGTATTCGTAATTTTTTAATCCATTAAATAAAATCCAGTTCATATTAATCCAAACAGGACCTCTCCAGTATTTTTTAGGATCAAAACGATCGCTTTCTGGATCAAAAGAAGCACATAAGTATTTGTCTTCTCCTCCAAACTTTGTCATCATTGTATTTACCAATATATCTGCTCTTTCTTTACTTGGTATATTAGCATACAATGGCGAAAAAGATGATGATGTTACAAAACTTATAGGCTTATTTTTTCTTAAATCATAATGCACATACGCACCCAATTCTTTATCCCAAAGTTTTTTATTAAATCCTTTTATACTTTTTACTTGCCATTTTACAAGTTGTGCTATTTTATCATCATTATCACCTATAAGTGTATACAAGTTAATTAATGCCTGGTTAGACTTTATTAACATAGCATTAAACAATGGGTCTATTACTAAAAAAGGAGATAACTCTGCTATTTTAGCATCATTATAGTTGTTTTCTTTTGCTATTTCTATAATGTACAAGTAATGGTCATACTCTCTTTTACTTGGTCTTTGTGAGGCATCTACATGTGTAGTATCTCTACGTTCAAAAGTATACTCTGGCGGATTCATAGTTTCCCAAATATCATCCCAAATAGGAGAGTTATCTGTACCTGACTCCCAATTGTGGTAAATAAATACCAAGCCTTCATCATTTACATCTCTATTTTCATAAAAATATTTATGATTGTCATAAACCTTATCTATTTGGCTCTTAATATAGCCAAACATATCTTCTTTGTCTTTTGCTATTCTGTACATTTCTTCTAGCACAAAACCTGTTACAGGAGGTTGCGTCATTCCTGTAGATTTGTATTTTTTTGATGATACAGGACTTAAATCAGACCTGTGTACATCTGCTCCAGGAAAGTAGGTATCGCTTTCGTTATGAAAAACAATGTGTGGTATAAAACCATTATCCCATTGTGCGTCTAACAAAGTTGCTATTTCTTGCTTTGCCTTTGATACGTCATAATAAGCCTGACCTATAGCTATAAAACCACTATCCCATTTCCATTGAAAAGGATACAACCCCTTACACGGAATTGTAAATCCTCCTGGTTGAAAATTTTCATCTAATACATTAATGGCTTGCGATATTAACCTCTCTTTCATAAAAAAATGTTGAATTAAACACACTGGCGGCACTGACATCCGCCAATGTGTTTTTTAATAATTATAAACAAAAAACTACTAACTTAAAATTTGAATGTTGCGTTTAAAAATACTCTTGTTGGCAACACTGGACGGCCTACAAAAAACTCCTCATCTGTTTGGTTGTTACCTAACCTTGGTGAGCCCTCTGTAATACCATCTGAATTAAAAAGATTAAATACCTGTGTACCTATTCTTAATGTTTCTCCTTCTTCACTTAAACTAAAAGTATATCCTAAATTAAGGTTAGAAATACCTATTGCGTCTAATTCTATTGTATTTGTTTCATTAGTAAACTTTTTACCTGTGTAGTTAAAATCAAAACTAGCATCTAGCTTAGCATCATCATAACTAAGGCCTAAAGCACTAATAACGTTTGGTTGTCTTCTTAACTCGTTTCCTTCTATAGCAGGGTCATTTTCAGATTTTGTAATCTCATGATCTTGGTATGTAAAAGATCCTGTAAAAGCAAAGTTATCTGCAAAACTCCAGTTCCAAGTACCCTCAAAACCATATGTATTAGAATCTTGCTTATCTACTTCTTCTATAAAACCACCATCTGGAGCATTAACAAAGCTAACAGAGCGTCTGTCTTTTAAACTAACATCATATATTGCTGCTGTTGCAGAAAAACCAGGAACGCCGTATTTAATACCTAACTCTCCTTGAAGGATTTTTTCTGTATCATATGAAGAAGGATTTCCAAAATCATCAAACTTTGTACCTCTTAATTCAGGAAAGAAATACCCTCTAGAAAAGTTACCATAAACACTTAAGTTATCATTTACTTTATATAATGCCGCTGCTGCCACTGCAAAATCATCTGCATACACATGGCCTCTTGTATAACTACCATCTCCCCAAGTAACGTTATCTAAACCTGCTATACCTGTATTATCTACTAGGTATGATGTTGTACCTTCATTTTCTATATCACCAGAAGCTCTCTCATATCTAATACCAAAATCTAAATTCCATCGGTCTAGTTTAATTTCATCTGCTATAAAAGCTGCTATTTTATTACTAGAAATATTACGGTTTGTATATGCTAAACCTCTGTTTGTAACTCCGTTTACACTATAACCAGAAACATTTACTAAGCTAGGTCTGTTATTGTATTCTCCTAAATACCTTGTTATAACATTAAAATCTCCTGCCTCTGATCTAGAAAAGAAAGTACCAAAAGTTAGGTTGTGCACGCCTGCTGTTTTGGTTAGTTTTATATCTGCCATAAGCTCACGCAAAGGTCTATCTCTATCTAAAATTCTGTTTTCAAAAAGCAGAGCATCTGCAGCTAAAGGCTGCCCATTTAAGTATGTAAAATCTCCACTTGCCAAGCTTCTTGCATCTAAATACTCTTGTTGTGTTTCTACAACTTTAGCTCCGTCTACACCACTACCGTCTAAAAACAAATTAAACTGGTGCGCATATTTAGAGTAACGTAGTTTTGCATCTAGTTTAAAGCTACTATCAAACCTATGCTTAAAGTCTGCCATTATGTAAGATCCTTTAGTAGACACACCATCTTGTATTGGAGATGTGTAAATACCGTCTGGAGTTCTGTAAGATATGTCTTGAGCTGCAGCTGTTTGTAGCGTAAAAATTTCGTTGCCATCATTACCATAAGGTCTTTCTCTAGAGCCACCTTCTAATGGGTAAGGCAAGAAAAACTGCACCTGATCATCTATATATTGACCAGAAATTGTAATTGAACCCTTTTCTGTAACGTGCTTAATATTACCTCTTAATTGAAAACCTTCTGTTGGTAAACCTGTAATAATTGGTCCTTCATCATACCTGTAAAACCCAGATAATGCATAAAAGGTTTTAGAATCTTCACCACCTAATGGACCGCTAGTAACAAAATCTGCTTTGTACCTAGAGTTGCTACCAAACTCGGTTCTTAATGTAGTTTTTTGCTGAACTGTACCAGTAATACTTGTATAGTTTATAATACCTGCAACAGAACCTACACCATATAATATTGATGATCCACCACGTACAAATTCTAAACTTTTAATACCTATATCGTTCCTAAAATACACATCATGTGCAGATGAGTTTAAACCAAATGTACTTAACACTGGCATACCGTCTATTTGTAATGGGTTAAACTGGTATTGGCCACCAGAAGGCAAACCTCTAACAAAAATGTTAGATGCTACCTCACCACCACCACCTTCTGCGGTAATACCCGGTACACTACGTAGCACATCTGCCTGGCTACTTGTATTTACTTTTGCCAATTGTTTTGCCCCTAAAGAGGTTACAGATAAAGGCGTTTCTTTTTGAGATCTTTTTGTAGATGTTGCTGTAAGTAAAACCTCATCTAACTGCTGACCATCTGCATTTAAAACAAAGTTTAATGTAACAGACGACCCAGATAAATTAACTGTTTTTTCTACTGTAGTATATCCTATATAGGTTACTCTTACTATTTGCGAACCACTTAAACCAGTGCTTAACGTATAGTTTCCATCAAAATCTGATGTTGTTCCTTCACTTGTGCCTTTAATAATAATGTTTGCTCCATCTATTGGAACACCGTCTGCATCTTTAACCGTACCAGAAATATCTGTTTGACCAAACACTCCTGTAACGCTAAAAATTAATGCAAATGCAATAATTAAGTTTTTCATTTTGTTGAGTTTTTAATAATGTTAAGTTTGTAGTCAGTTATTTATATAATGTACAATTGCAAAGTAAATTTATAACGATAATCGTAATAAATGAGCAATTTTATTGCAAAAACATAACGCAAACGTTTGTGCAATCGATTGCATAAATGTTTTTTTTTGACTATATTAACTTACAAACCCCAAAGTAAATGGCTAAACAAGGAAACATAACGTTAAAAGAACTGTCAAAAAGGCTAAATGTATCTGTATCAACAGTTTCTAGAGCATTAAATAATCATCCAGATATTAGTCCGGCTACAATTAAAAAAGTACAGGACCTTGCTAAGCAATTAAACTATATACCAAACCTTTTTGCAAAAGGTTTTAGAGCTAAAAAAACAAATACATTAGGTGTTGTAGTACCAAACATTTGCCATATATACACCTCTACCATTTTAAAAGGCATTTTAACCCAAGCAGAATCTTTAGGTTACAGAGTTATTATATCTGAATCTAAAAATAATGAAGAGAAACAGATAGAAATGCTAAAAACTATGATACAGTTTGGAGTAGATGGTGTATTAATGTCTTTGGCTAGAAAAACAAAATCTATGGATGGCATTTTAGGTATTTTAAACCGTATTCCTTTGGTGTTGTTTGATAAAGTGTCTGATAAAATCCCGTGTTCGCAAATTGTTATAGATGATGAAGAAGCGTCATACAACGCTGTTATGCATTTAATTGGACTGGGTAAAAAACGAATTGCTATTTTAAAAGAAACAGAAAACTCATACAACTCTGAAAAAAGATTTAGTGGTTACAAACGTGCCTTAGCAGCTTCTAATATTACGTTGGATGACACTTTAATTTTTAATGCTGAAGCTGTTTCGTTAGAAAGTGGAAAGCGAATAACAAAACAAATTGCAGCTATGGAAACTAAACCCGATGCCATTTTTGCTATTACTGATAATGCAGCAATTGGAGCCATACAAACCTTAAAAGAGCACAATATTAAAATTC carries:
- a CDS encoding glycerate kinase: MNYLVIPDKFKGSLTANEVIKSITNGLQRVDKSSSVKSILASDGGDGFLEAVACKIMVQKIYVDTVNPLGDKLRAYYLLNKDTKTAYVELAKASGLELLKAKERSAKNTSTFGTGLLIKDAIKKGATNIYIGLGGSASTDAGMGLAAALGYSFVNEDGMLLNPIGDNLSKVFKIERNATVTILNRIKFYAVNDVDNPLFGENGAAKVYAKQKGATEKDIESLDKGLEYFNSVIKHSLLLDHSFVPGAGAAGGTAYGLKTFFNAEFISGIKFLLELAEVPKILKSNKIDYIVTGEGKIDSQTNNGKLVKGVVDLANQYNIPVVAICGKLDANEADLNVMGLNNVLEIYNPKKGVNYSINNAAKLVEDGIFNFFSASRRKTQKKVKVSNIFTKFNIF
- a CDS encoding sodium:solute symporter; the protein is MNYIDYAIVGLYLFGFLAMGYFFKENKDSSDYFLGGKSLGWFPLSLSTMATQLSAISFISAPAFVGLKLGGGMKWLTFEFAVPLAMIFIMVIIVPPLFRSGVVSIYEFVERRFHSSTRMILSVVFLISRALATGVMVYTISIILQAVLDIDYVYTVLIISVITIIYSWQGGMKAVVWGDAIQMIILFVGLIVCLFYGWSLLNTHGGIGEGFATERLQVVDFNWGIGEGQEYGLWPMLIGGFFLYASYYGCDQTQAQRLLSAKDEGTIRKLLLANGLLRFPVVLLYCTIGLVVGTLVIKAPDFFNDIAVMTEKYFPAEYAASGAKADLMIPIFITKYLPHGLIGLLMVGILSAAMSTLSSTVNSLSAVTVEDFFKRGNKKISSKKYMLVSKMSVVFWGLVCMASSFLFGGSKSAVIEIINAIGSVFYGPVLVTFLLAMFSKKVNYKGINAGILIGVLVNLIFSKTMQNIVGIDLGIHIFWIWLNFTGVLLTLSISYLVSYLTGWQKSNTGLLINVFPKKSDFLIKEVYILLGFFVLILILSFLIPHIYS
- a CDS encoding MGH1-like glycoside hydrolase domain-containing protein, with protein sequence MKERLISQAINVLDENFQPGGFTIPCKGLYPFQWKWDSGFIAIGQAYYDVSKAKQEIATLLDAQWDNGFIPHIVFHNESDTYFPGADVHRSDLSPVSSKKYKSTGMTQPPVTGFVLEEMYRIAKDKEDMFGYIKSQIDKVYDNHKYFYENRDVNDEGLVFIYHNWESGTDNSPIWDDIWETMNPPEYTFERRDTTHVDASQRPSKREYDHYLYIIEIAKENNYNDAKIAELSPFLVIDPLFNAMLIKSNQALINLYTLIGDNDDKIAQLVKWQVKSIKGFNKKLWDKELGAYVHYDLRKNKPISFVTSSSFSPLYANIPSKERADILVNTMMTKFGGEDKYLCASFDPESDRFDPKKYWRGPVWINMNWILFNGLKNYEYNNIAERVKEDSIELIEKYGFYEYFNCKKGTENAGYGGDNFSWSAALLIDFLNN
- a CDS encoding TonB-dependent receptor — protein: MKNLIIAFALIFSVTGVFGQTDISGTVKDADGVPIDGANIIIKGTSEGTTSDFDGNYTLSTGLSGSQIVRVTYIGYTTVEKTVNLSGSSVTLNFVLNADGQQLDEVLLTATSTKRSQKETPLSVTSLGAKQLAKVNTSSQADVLRSVPGITAEGGGGEVASNIFVRGLPSGGQYQFNPLQIDGMPVLSTFGLNSSAHDVYFRNDIGIKSLEFVRGGSSILYGVGSVAGIINYTSITGTVQQKTTLRTEFGSNSRYKADFVTSGPLGGEDSKTFYALSGFYRYDEGPIITGLPTEGFQLRGNIKHVTEKGSITISGQYIDDQVQFFLPYPLEGGSRERPYGNDGNEIFTLQTAAAQDISYRTPDGIYTSPIQDGVSTKGSYIMADFKHRFDSSFKLDAKLRYSKYAHQFNLFLDGSGVDGAKVVETQQEYLDARSLASGDFTYLNGQPLAADALLFENRILDRDRPLRELMADIKLTKTAGVHNLTFGTFFSRSEAGDFNVITRYLGEYNNRPSLVNVSGYSVNGVTNRGLAYTNRNISSNKIAAFIADEIKLDRWNLDFGIRYERASGDIENEGTTSYLVDNTGIAGLDNVTWGDGSYTRGHVYADDFAVAAAALYKVNDNLSVYGNFSRGYFFPELRGTKFDDFGNPSSYDTEKILQGELGIKYGVPGFSATAAIYDVSLKDRRSVSFVNAPDGGFIEEVDKQDSNTYGFEGTWNWSFADNFAFTGSFTYQDHEITKSENDPAIEGNELRRQPNVISALGLSYDDAKLDASFDFNYTGKKFTNETNTIELDAIGISNLNLGYTFSLSEEGETLRIGTQVFNLFNSDGITEGSPRLGNNQTDEEFFVGRPVLPTRVFLNATFKF
- a CDS encoding LacI family DNA-binding transcriptional regulator; the protein is MAKQGNITLKELSKRLNVSVSTVSRALNNHPDISPATIKKVQDLAKQLNYIPNLFAKGFRAKKTNTLGVVVPNICHIYTSTILKGILTQAESLGYRVIISESKNNEEKQIEMLKTMIQFGVDGVLMSLARKTKSMDGILGILNRIPLVLFDKVSDKIPCSQIVIDDEEASYNAVMHLIGLGKKRIAILKETENSYNSEKRFSGYKRALAASNITLDDTLIFNAEAVSLESGKRITKQIAAMETKPDAIFAITDNAAIGAIQTLKEHNIKIPDEIAVVGFSNSTKATIISPSLTTVNQPGSKIGATAVNYLLHEILNPKENMVTKTIEVKTNLVVRESTFKG